The Sesamum indicum cultivar Zhongzhi No. 13 linkage group LG1, S_indicum_v1.0, whole genome shotgun sequence genome includes a window with the following:
- the LOC105167813 gene encoding probable carboxylesterase 15 isoform X1 — MLPEKKVIDEVSGWLRVFDDGSVDRTWTGPPQVKFMSALVPPHHHFIDGVAIADVVGDQDSGLKLRIYLPEKQEDDPEKLPVLLHFHGGGFCISQADWFMYYSVYTRLARTARAVVVSVFLRLAPEHRLPAACDDGFAALLWLRSVAGGQKQQPWLHDHADFNRVFLIGDSSGGNIVHQVASRAGRENLEPLRVAGAIPIHPGFCRSQRSKSEMEQPETPFLTLDMVDKFLRLALPVGATKDHPITCPMGEAAPAIEKLKLPPYLYCVAEQDLIKDTEMEFYEAMKRGGKEVELAMSEGVGHSFYLNKIAVDMDPKTAQETQKLFQAIKDFIHNH, encoded by the exons ATGTTGCCAGAAAAGAAAGTGATCGATGAAGTTTCGGGATGGCTAAGAGTGTTTGACGATGGCTCCGTCGATAGGACGTGGACTGGACCTCCTCAAGTCAAGTTCATGTCCGCCCTCGTCCCGCCGCACCACCACTTCATTGACGGTGTCGCCATCGCTGACGTGGTGGGGGACCAAGATTCCGGCTTGAAACTCAGGATTTACCTGCCGGAGAAGCAAGAAGATGATCCGGAAAAGCTTCCCGTACTCCTGCACTTCCATGGTGGAGGGTTCTGTATCAGCCAGGCTGACTGGTTCATGTATTACTCGGTGTACACTCGCCTGGCCCGGACCGCTAGGGCCGTGGTGGTGTCGGTATTCCTGCGGCTTGCGCCGGAGCAC CGTCTCCCGGCCGCATGCGACGACGGCTTCGCCGCCCTACTCTGGCTGCGCTCCGTGGCGGGTGGCCAGAAGCAGCAGCCCTGGCTGCATGATCACGCGGATTTCAACCGTGTTTTCCTCATAGGGGACAGCTCCGGCGGCAACATAGTCCACCAGGTGGCGTCGCGTGCGGGGCGAGAAAACTTAGAGCCTTTGAGGGTCGCCGGGGCGATCCCAATCCACCCTGGATTCTGCAGGTCACAGAGGAGCAAGTCGGAGATGGAGCAGCCGGAAACACCGTTCTTAACATTGGACATGGTGGACAAGTTCTTGAGGCTGGCGCTGCCGGTGGGAGCGACAAAGGACCACCCGATCACGTGCCCGATGGGGGAGGCGGCGCCGGCGATCGAGAAGCTGAAGCTGCCGCCGTACTTGTACTGCGTGGCGGAGCAGGACCTGATAAAGGACACGGAAATGGAGTTCTATGAGGCGATGAAAAGGGGTGGGAAAGAGGTGGAGCTGGCGATGAGCGAAGGCGTGGGGCATAGCTTTTACCTGAACAAGATTGCTGTGGATATGGATCCTAAAACAGCCCAAGAAACTCAGAAACTCTTTCAAGCAATCAAAGACTTCATACACAACCACTGA
- the LOC105167790 gene encoding uncharacterized protein LOC105167790 — translation MVLSRNISRWHDQVYPAVSYNTNSLVFNNLGVMLHGKTKYFTNIAAIIKHGGGQVFKTLQRLIQTLEAGRISIAVIVADGESSASRHLKHCALEQNIPMTSVYWIIKSLYAGRLIPFEEKKNPQCPRALKLQKRQYELSQEI, via the exons ATGGTCCTATCCAGAAATATTAGCAGATGGCACGACCAGGTTTACCCAGCTGTGAGCTACAACACTAATTCTCTTGTTTTTAACAACTTGGGCGTCATGCTCCATGGCAAAACCaaatatttcaccaatatCGCAGCCATTATCAAG CATGGTGGTGGGCAGGTTTTCAAAACTCTGCAAAGATTGATCCAGACTCTTGAAGCTGGAAGAATTTCAATAGCTGTCATTGTTGCTGATGGGGAAAGTTCTGCATCTCGTCACTTGAAGCACTGCGCCTTAGAACAGAATATACCAATGACG TCAGTTTACTGGATTATAAAGAGCTTATATGCTGGGCGACTTATTCCTtttgaggagaaaaagaatccTCAGTGTCCACGAGCTCTTAAGCTTCAAAAACGCCAATATGAATTAAGTCAAGAAATATGA
- the LOC105167796 gene encoding transcription factor ABORTED MICROSPORES: MLVQSFIERLRPLIGIKSWDYIVLWKLSNDQRCIEWIDCCCAGTENVENCRDELCFPATSCLPCRDVMFPHPRITPCDLLDQLPSSIVLDSGVHAQTLLSNQANWLNYTHNSDSSLSEETIGTRVLVPLSLGLLELFVTKQVPEDQQVIEFIRAQYNFFLEQQTMSNSGTTANSFSSDPNAQKDPLSLFQQQIFPDPLKQNLDLPHDISIDRIHLCTSPLHPLEQFSNASEMGHAANNGIFLEGTTYESSLFTPSIENGFQEVETMQSNMMSNSARATSWMEPSGTVEDQMNDDPFICENNRSDDSDPNDDEDDAKYRRRTGKGPQSKNLVAERKRRKKLNDRLYSLRALVPKISKLDRASILGDAIDYVKELQKQVEDLQIELEEHSDDEEARNITAKDDTENSIPPTIIHQNGTKRGPKREQENILNGFHKGSSGNTTVNISKQNHELDITNEKVQQMEPQVEVFQLDGNEFFVKVFCEHKSSGFVRLMEALNALGLEVTTVNATRHTCLVSSIFKVERKNDETVQADHVKESLLELTRNPSRMWPNAAEESENGNSIDNEYRNHHNHNHHSLLQSRQMSSHHLQRLHH, from the exons GTGTATTGAGTGGATAGACTGTTGCTGTGCCGGAACTGAGAACGTTGAGAACTGCAGGGACGAGCTTTGTTTTCCAGCTACGTCGTGTCTCCCTTGCAGGGATGTTATGTTTCCACATCCAAGAATCACACCTTGTGATTTACTTGACCAGCTTCCTTCTTCCATCGTTCTGGATTCGGG AGTTCATGCACAAACCTTGTTATCAAATCAAGCTAATTGGCTGAACTACACACATAACTCGGATTCAAGTTTATCGGAA GAAACAATAGGTACACGAGTTTTGGTTCCGTTGTCTCTTGGATTACTCGAGTTGTTTGTTACTAAGCAA GTTCCTGAAGATCAACAGGTCATAGAATTCATCAGGGCTCAGTACAATTTTTTCCTGGAACAGCAAACAATGAGTAATTCAGGCACCACAGCAAACTCTTTTTCATCTGATCCAAATGCTCAAAAGGATCCCCTCAGCCTTTTCCAGCAGCAAATTTTCCCGGACCCTTTGAAACAAAACTTGGATTTGCCTCATGATATCTCCATTGACAGAATCCATCTATGTACTTCTCCACTCCACCCTTTGGAGCAGTTCAGCAACGCTTCAGAAATGGGACACGCTGCTAATAACGGCATCTTCTTGGAAGGAACGACATACGAGTCGAGCCTCTTCACTCCCTCAATTGAGAATGGATTCCAGGAGGTGGAAACAATGCAGAGCAACATGATGAGCAATTCGGCCAGAGCAACTAGTTGGATGGAGCCCTCAGGGACAGTAGAAGATCAGATGAATGATGATCCATTTATATGTGAAAATAACCGGTCAGACGATTCTGATCCTAACGACGACGAGGATGACGCCAAGTATAGAAGGAGGACTGGGAAAGGGCCTCAATCCAAGAACCTTGTGGCGGAGAGGAAGAGGAGAAAGAAGCTCAACGATAGGCTCTACTCCCTCCGAGCCTTGGTTCCTAAAATTTCTAAG TTAGATAGAGCTTCAATTCTTGGAGACGCAATCGACTATGTCAAGGAGCTGCAAAAACAAGTAGAGGACCTGCAAATTGAGCTTGAAGAGCATTCAGATGACGAGGAGGCAAGGAATATTACAGCAAAGGACGATACTGAAAACAGCATCCCACCAACTATTATACACCAAAACGGAACGAAACGTGGTCCTAAACGTGAACAAGAAAACATTCTGAATGGTTTCCACAAGGGTTCATCTGGCAATACTACTGTCAACATCTCCAAACAGAACCATGAGCTAGATATCACAAATGAAAAAGTGCAGCAAAtggag CCACAGGTCGAGGTCTTCCAACTCGATGGAAATGAGTTCTTTGTCAAGGTATTCTGTGAGCACAAATCCAGTGGATTTGTGAGGCTGATGGAGGCGTTGAATGCTTTGGGATTGGAAGTAACCACCGTCAACGCAACGAGACACACATGCTTGGTGTCTAGTATCTTCAAGGTTGAG AGGAAGAACGACGAAACGGTCCAAGCTGATCATGTGAAGGAGTCCCTGCTGGAGCTAACCCGAAATCCATCAAGAATGTGGCCTAATGCAGCGGAAGAATCAGAAAATGGGAACAGCATAGACAATGAATACCGTAATCATCATAACCATAACCACCATTCCTTGCTCCAAAGCCGCCAAATGAGTTCTCACCACCTTCAACGCCTGCACCATTAA
- the LOC105167802 gene encoding uncharacterized protein LOC105167802: protein MMACAFYGNGCTFSAPANSTRSLLFNKSQPKKRQSVYYCCVRVRASSEDADDCNTEECAPDKEVGKVSVEWLAGEKTRVVGTFPPRNRGWTGYVEKDTAGQTNIYSVEPAVYVAESAISSGTAGSSSDGAENTAAIAAGIALISVAAASSILLQVGKNPPVVQTAEYSGPSLSYYINKFTPAEIIEASAPPPESSTALQTETSAQEVSQPEVQVEPLQETLPSDSTVS from the exons ATGATGGCATGTGCATTCTATGGAAATGGCTGCACCTTTTCTGCACCAGCAAACAGCACAAGATCTTTGTTGTTCAACAAGAGCCAGCCCAAGAAGAGGCAAAGCGTTTATTATTGCTGTGTCAGAGTGAGGGCTTCTTCTGAGGATGCTGATGATTGCAACACTGAAGAATGTGCGCCTGATAAAGAG GTCGGGAAAGTTAGCGTGGAATGGCTAGCGGGGGAGAAAACCAGAGTGGTTGGTACATTTCCACCGCGTAACAGAGGTTGGACGGGGTATGTAGAGAAGGACACAGCTGGACAGACGAACATATACTCGGTCGAG CCTGCAGTTTATGTTGCAGAAAGTGCAATCAGTTCTGGAACTGCAGGTTCCTCCTCCGACGGAGCAGAGAACACAGCAGCTATCGCTGCAGGCATTGCTCTAATCTCTGTCGCTGCTGCTTCGTCAATACTTCTCCAGGTGGGCAAGAATCCACCCGTCGTGCAGACCGCAGAGTACTCAGGGCCGTCTCTCAGCTACTACATCAATAAGTTTACACCTGCGGAAATTATTGAAGCTTCTGCACCCCCTCCTGAAAGCTCAACAGCTTTGCAAACAGAAACCTCTGCCCAGGAAGTCTCTCAGCCTGAGGTTCAGGTGGAACCTCTGCAGGAAACGTTGCCATCAGACTCCACTGTCTCTTAG
- the LOC105167808 gene encoding DNA-directed RNA polymerase III subunit 2, protein MVVRENDPALSDLEEKSLGIDKQALAAPVKNAVDKFQLLPEFLKVRGLVKQHLDSFNYFVRTQIKKIVQANDLITSKIDPSIYLRYKDVRIGEPSVIIDGVTEKLTPHKCRLSDITYAAPIYVNIEYITGSHGSKTTQMKRDVIIGRMPIMLRSCCCILYGKDEEELARYGECPLDPGGYFVIKGTEKVILIQEQLSKNRIIIDTDKKGCVQASVTSSTEMTKSKTVIRMEKEKIYLYLNQFTSKVPIMVVLKAMGMESDQEVVQMIGRDPRYSELLLPSIEDCVKEAVHTQHQALEFLEQKVKKLPYSTPADKEGRALGILRDIFLANIPVRQNNFRPKCIYVAVMVRRILEAILNKDAMDDKDYVGNKRLELSGQLLSLLFEDLFKTMNDEARKTIDTILAKPSRSSRFDISQFIVKDSITVGLERTLSTGNWDVKRFRMHRKGMTQVVARLSYIGTLGHMTKISPQFEKSRKVSGPRALQPSQWGMLCPCDTPEGEACGLVKNLALMTHVTTDDDEGPLISLCYSLGVEDLELLSGEELHMPNSYLIILNGLILGKHRRPQRFAKAMRKLRRSGKIGEFVSIFVNEKQHSVYIASDGGRVCRPLVIADKGVSRIKEHHMKELKDGVRNFDSFLKEGLIEYLDVNEENNALIALYEENANERTTHIEIEPFTILGIIAGLIPYPHHNQSPRNTYQCAMGKQAMGNIAYNQLRRMDTLIYLLVYPQRPLLTTRTIELVRFDKLGAGQNATVAVMSYSGYDIEDAIVMNKSSLDRGFGRCIVIKKMTAVSQKYENGTSDRILRPPREGYEAERMQILDDDGLAAPGEIIRPHDIYINKESPIVTRGPVTSPMGLPDSAYKPSRQTYKGPDGETPVVDRVALCSDRNNNLCIKFMIRHTRRPELGDKFSSRHGQKGVCGNIVQQEDFPFSERGICPDLIMNPHGFPSRMTVGKMIELLGGKAGVSCGRFHYGSAFGEPSGHADKVEAISETLVKHGFSYNGKDFIYSGITGEPLQAYIFMGPIYYQKLKHMVLDKMHARGSGPRVMITRQPTEGRSRNGGLRVGEMERDCLIAYGASMLIYERLMISSDPFEVQVCRKCGLLGYYNFKLKTGICSTCKNGENISTMKLPYACKLLIQELQAMNIIPRLKLTEA, encoded by the exons ATGGTAGTGAGAGAAAACGACCCTGCTTTGTCTGATTTAGAGGAGAAGAG TTTGGGAATCGACAAGCAAGCTCTCGCAGCACCTGTGAAGAATGCAGTCGACAAGTTCCAGTTGCTCCCCGAGTTCTTGAAG GTGAGAGGTCTTGTGAAGCAGCACTTGGATTCCTTCAATTACTTTGTGAGGACGCAGATAAAAAAGATAGTTCAAGCCAATGATCTCATAACCTCTAAGATTGACCCAAGTATTTATTTGAG ATACAAAGATGTCCGCATTGGTGAGCCATCAGTGATAATAGATGGTGTAACTGAAAAGCTTACTCCCCACAAATGCCGGCTCTCAGACATTAC CTACGCGGCTCCGATATATGTGAACATAGAATATATTACAGGAAGCCATGGTTCAAAGACAACTCAAATGAAG agAGATGTCATTATTGGAAGAATGCCAATCATGTTAAGAAGTTGTTGTTGCATATTGTACGGGAAGGATGAAGAAGAACTTGCCAGATATG GTGAATGCCCGCTCGATCCTGGaggatattttgttattaaaggAACGGAAAAG GTGATTTTGATTCAGGAGCAACTTTCGAAGAACAGAATAATTATTGATACTGATAAGAAAGGCTG TGTGCAAGCATCTGTTACAAGCAGTACAGAGATGACAAAAAGCAAAACAGTTATAAGAATGGAGAAGGAGAAGATATATCTATACCTGAATCAATTTACAAGCAAG GTTCCCATCATGGTAGTCCTGAAAGCTATGGGTATGGAGAGTGATCAAGAGGTTGTCCAGATGATTGGGAGGGACCCTAGATATAGTGAACTGCTATTGCCTTCAATTGAG GATTGTGTGAAGGAAGCTGTACATACACAACATCAGGCACTGGAGTTCCTCGAACAAAAG GTTAAGAAGTTACCATATTCTACTCCAGCTGACAAG GAAGGGCGTGCACTGGGTATCCTGCGTGACATATTTCTTGCCAATATTCCT GTGCGTCAAAATAATTTTCGTCCAAAATGCATATATGTTGCTGTAATGGTGAGGCGCATACTGGAAGCAATCTTAAATAAGGATGCAATGGATGACAAG GATTACGTGGGGAACAAAAGATTGGAACTATCTGGCCAATTGTTATCATTACTGTTTGAG GACTTATTCAAGACTATGAATGATGAAGCTCGCAAAACAATAGATACCATCTTAGCAAAGCCGAGTCGTTCCAGTCGGTTCGACATTTCTCAG TTTATTGTTAAAGATAGCATTACTGTTGGTCTGGAAAGAACTCTTTCTACTGGAAATTGGGATGTCAAAAGATTCCGGATGCACCGCAAAGGCATGACACAG GTTGTTGCTAGATTGTCGTACATAGGAACATTAGGTCACATGACAAAGATCTCACCCCAATTTGAAAAATCTAGAAAAGTTAGCGGCCCTAGGGCTTTGCAACCCAGCCAG TGGGGAATGTTATGCCCCTGTGATACTCCGGAAGGTGAAGCTTGTGGATTGGTGAAAAATCTGGCACTGATGACTCATGTTACgactgatgatgatgaaggaCCTCTAATTTCTCTG TGCTACTCTTTGGGAGTAGAAGACTTGGAGTTACTCTCTGGTGAAGAACTTCACATGCCAAACTCCTACCTGATCATATTGAACGGACTTATTCTTGGCAAGCACAGGCGGCCACAA AGATTTGCTAAGGCCATGAGAAAACTGCGAAGGTCTGGTAAAATTGGCGAGTTTGTAAGCATTTTCGTCAACGAAAAGCAG CATTCTGTTTACATTGCTTCAGATGGTGGCCGTGTTTGTCGTCCACTTGTAATTGCTGACAAAGGTGTATCGAGAATTAAGGAGCACCATATGAAGGAGTTGAAG GATGGAGTGCGCAACTTTGATAGTTTTCTGAAAGAAGGCCTGATAGAATATCTTGATGTCAATGAGGAGAACAATGCTTTG ATTGCTTTGTATGAAGAGAATGCCAATGAACGGACAACTCATATTGAAATAGAACCTTTCACTATACTGGGCATAATTGCTGGATTGATACCTTATCCTCATCATAACCAGTCACCAAGAAATACGTATCAG TGTGCTATGGGAAAGCAAGCTATGGGCAATATTGCATATAATCAG TTACGTAGAATGGACACTTTAATCTACCTCTTAGTTTATCCACAACGGCCATTACTAACGACACGAACAATTGAGCTG GTCCGCTTTGATAAACTGGGAGCTGGGCAGAATGCAACTGTAGCGGTAATGAGTTATAGTGGTTATGACATAGAGGATGCAATAGTAATGAATAAATCATCCTTGGATCGTGGTTTTGGTCGTTgcattgtaataaaaaa AATGACAGCAGTTAGCCAGAAGTATGAAAACGGTACATCTGATCGTATACTTAGACCACCGAGAGAAGGATATGAGGCTGAAAGAATGCAG ATTTTAGATGATGATGGACTAGCAGCTCCTGGAGAAATAATTCGACCCCATGACATCTATATAAACAAAGAGTCTCCCATAGTCACTAGGGGACCAGTCACATCCCCAATGGGCCTGCCAGATAG TGCATATAAGCCTAGTAGACAGACATACAAAGGTCCTGATGGGGAGACCCCAGTCGTGGATAGGGTGGCACTCTGCTCTGACAGGAACAACAACTTGTGCATCAAATTCATGATTCGTCATACTCGTAGGCCGGAG CTGGGTGACAAATTTAGCAGCCGTCATGGGCAAAAAGGAGTTTGTGGCAACATTGTTCAACAGGAAGATTTCCCTTTCTCTGAACGTGGAATATGTCCTGATTTAATCATGAATCCTCATGGATTTCCAAG CCGAATGACAGTTGGAAAGATGATAGAACTTCTTGGCGGCAAAGCTGGAGTTTCTTGTGGTAGGTTTCATTACGGGAGTGCATTTGGGGAGCCCAGTGGTCATGCCGATAAAGTTGAGGCTATA AGTGAAACCCTTGTGAAGCATGGTTTTAGCTACAATGGCAAAGACTTCATCTACTCAG GAATCACAGGCGAGCCACTGCaagcatatatttttatgggtCCAATTTATTACCAAAAGTTAAAACACATG GTCTTAGACAAAATGCATGCTCGAGGTAGTGGGCCCCGTGTCATGATTACTAGACAGCCTACAGAAGGCAGGAGTAGAAATGGAG GTCTGCGTGTTGGAGAAATGGAACGTGATTGCTTAATTGCATATGGAGCTAGTATGTTGATATACGAGCGCTTGATGATTTCTAGTGATCCATTTGAGGTTCAG GTCTGCCGCAAGTGTGGTCTATTGGGATATTACAACTTTAAGTTAAAGACAGGCATTTGTTCGACATGCAAGAATGGGGAGAATATATCTACCATGAAATTGCCCTATGCATGCAAGCTCTTAATCCAG GAGCTCCAGGCGATGAATATCATCCCTCGTTTAAAGTTAACGGAGGCTTGA
- the LOC105167813 gene encoding probable carboxylesterase 15 isoform X2 — translation MLPEKKVIDEVSGWLRVFDDGSVDRTWTGPPQVKFMSALVPPHHHFIDGVAIADVVGDQDSGLKLRIYLPEKQEDDPEKLPVLLHFHGGGFCISQADWFMYYSVYTRLARTARAVVVSVFLRLAPEHRLPAACDDGFAALLWLRSVAGGQKQQPWLHDHADFNRVFLIGDSSGGNIVHQVASRAGRENLEPLRVAGAIPIHPGFCRSQRSKSEMEQPETPFLTLDMVDKFLRLALPVGATKDHPITCPMGEAAPAIEKLKLPPYLYCVAEQDLIKDTEMEFYEAMKRGGKEVELAMSEGVGHSFYLNKIAVDMDPKTAQETQKLFQAIKDFIHNH, via the exons ATGTTGCCAGAAAAGAAAGTGATCGATGAAGTTTCGGGATGGCTAAGAGTGTTTGACGATGGCTCCGTCGATAGGACGTGGACTGGACCTCCTCAAGTCAAGTTCATGTCCGCCCTCGTCCCGCCGCACCACCACTTCATTGACGGTGTCGCCATCGCTGACGTGGTGGGGGACCAAGATTCCGGCTTGAAACTCAGGATTTACCTGCCGGAGAAGCAAGAAGATGATCCGGAAAAGCTTCCCGTACTCCTGCACTTCCATGGTGGAGGGTTCTGTATCAGCCAGGCTGACTGGTTCATGTATTACTCGGTGTACACTCGCCTGGCCCGGACCGCTAGGGCCGTGGTGGTGTCGGTATTCCT GCGGCTTGCGCCGGAGCACCGTCTCCCGGCCGCATGCGACGACGGCTTCGCCGCCCTACTCTGGCTGCGCTCCGTGGCGGGTGGCCAGAAGCAGCAGCCCTGGCTGCATGATCACGCGGATTTCAACCGTGTTTTCCTCATAGGGGACAGCTCCGGCGGCAACATAGTCCACCAGGTGGCGTCGCGTGCGGGGCGAGAAAACTTAGAGCCTTTGAGGGTCGCCGGGGCGATCCCAATCCACCCTGGATTCTGCAGGTCACAGAGGAGCAAGTCGGAGATGGAGCAGCCGGAAACACCGTTCTTAACATTGGACATGGTGGACAAGTTCTTGAGGCTGGCGCTGCCGGTGGGAGCGACAAAGGACCACCCGATCACGTGCCCGATGGGGGAGGCGGCGCCGGCGATCGAGAAGCTGAAGCTGCCGCCGTACTTGTACTGCGTGGCGGAGCAGGACCTGATAAAGGACACGGAAATGGAGTTCTATGAGGCGATGAAAAGGGGTGGGAAAGAGGTGGAGCTGGCGATGAGCGAAGGCGTGGGGCATAGCTTTTACCTGAACAAGATTGCTGTGGATATGGATCCTAAAACAGCCCAAGAAACTCAGAAACTCTTTCAAGCAATCAAAGACTTCATACACAACCACTGA